In Aquimarina sp. TRL1, a single window of DNA contains:
- a CDS encoding alanine racemase has protein sequence MITKPTLLIDKEKCQKNIRKMALKAEKQQLIFRPHFKTHQSIEIGNWFKAFGVKKITVSSLDMAMYFSKDWNDITVAFPVNILEIKQINQLARTITLNILIESIDTVSFLEAHLQHPVNFFIKIDVGYNRTGVSPHHTDKINNILKTSNASSLLTFKGFLAHAGHTYQCRSKQEIIDVHEKALSVFTPLKKQFSTLYPDLILSYGDTPSCSVSDNFNGIDEIRPGNFVFYDLTQHYIGSNTINEIAVTMVCPIVAIHPEKNEILIYGGGVHFSKDYLILEEDKKIYGLIIDPTTNTPTRCIPDTYLKSISQEHGIIAVPEQDISQYNIGQLIHILPVHACMTANSMKKYITNSQKTIERL, from the coding sequence ATGATCACCAAACCCACTTTATTAATAGATAAAGAAAAATGTCAGAAAAACATCAGAAAAATGGCATTAAAAGCTGAAAAACAGCAGCTTATTTTTCGCCCTCATTTCAAAACACACCAATCTATTGAAATAGGAAACTGGTTTAAAGCATTCGGAGTAAAAAAAATAACCGTATCCTCTCTTGATATGGCCATGTACTTTTCTAAGGACTGGAATGATATTACAGTTGCCTTTCCTGTCAATATCTTAGAAATAAAACAAATCAATCAGCTTGCCCGTACAATAACACTTAACATTTTAATAGAATCCATAGATACCGTATCATTTCTGGAAGCACACTTACAACACCCAGTTAACTTCTTTATAAAAATCGATGTCGGATACAACAGGACAGGAGTTTCACCACATCACACCGATAAAATCAACAATATTCTCAAGACCAGCAATGCCTCTTCTCTTTTAACATTCAAAGGATTTCTTGCCCATGCAGGTCACACCTATCAATGCCGGTCTAAACAAGAAATCATCGACGTACACGAAAAAGCACTATCCGTTTTCACTCCATTAAAAAAACAATTCTCTACTCTATATCCAGATCTTATTCTCTCCTATGGAGACACTCCCAGTTGTAGTGTTTCTGATAATTTTAATGGTATTGATGAAATCAGACCTGGCAACTTTGTTTTTTACGACCTAACCCAACACTACATAGGGTCAAATACCATCAATGAAATTGCAGTAACCATGGTGTGCCCTATAGTAGCCATTCATCCCGAAAAAAATGAAATTCTCATTTATGGTGGAGGCGTTCATTTCTCCAAAGACTACCTTATTCTCGAAGAGGATAAAAAAATATACGGTCTGATCATCGATCCCACTACAAATACACCGACCCGATGTATCCCAGACACCTACCTAAAAAGCATATCCCAAGAACATGGAATCATTGCTGTACCGGAACAGGATATCTCCCAATACAACATCGGACAACTTATACATATCCTACCTGTCCACGCATGTATGACTGCCAACTCTATGAAAAAATACATCACTAATTCACAAAAAACCATCGAAAGATTATGA
- the rpsT gene encoding 30S ribosomal protein S20 yields the protein MANHKSALKRIRNSETKRLRNKYQHKTTRNAIKKLRAADKSEAEKLFPSVVSMIDKLAKRNIIHNNKAANLKSQLAKHVAAL from the coding sequence ATGGCAAACCATAAGTCAGCATTAAAAAGAATCAGAAATAGCGAAACAAAACGCTTAAGAAATAAATATCAGCATAAAACGACTCGTAATGCAATTAAAAAATTACGTGCAGCTGATAAGAGTGAAGCTGAGAAGTTATTTCCTTCTGTGGTTTCTATGATTGATAAGTTAGCAAAGAGAAATATTATTCATAATAATAAAGCAGCTAACTTAAAATCTCAATTAGCAAAACACGTAGCAGCTCTTTAA
- a CDS encoding response regulator, with product MPVLTKHFVFIIVLLFCPKTPSFCKDNLANNKIKDSLDLHLKNASYSINRTRADQAISYIISAKKLAIRDQDRKSFAKINHVLGQLYYRLGNYQKAEEQVLTAIKIQEKEKDEPALAVSYNTYASLHITLQQYEDAKKMLNKASELENKHSNPLLRSAIYLNSGLLARKRKNTPEALKHFNEGIAISTTEDYNKNLLLLNKALTEIDLNQLDNAFLTNTAALEISKKSDWKELAAYAHKTFSILHELQGDSITSLAHLKSYLQISDSLSTLKNNFITNEISTHLSLNDNNITIEELTEENIQQQRTLKLGRLTTILSIALITILSLLTLSLYKNNNLRARANELLQNKNAELLLAKENAERASEAKVQFLSTITHELRTPLYAVTGLTHLLLEESPTPNQKEHLNSLKFSGEYLLSLINNILDLNKLEANKVEIENISFNLKKRINDVLIALGKSAKDRKNTLHYQFDEQIPARLKGDPLKVSQILINLIGNSIKFTHNGDIWIRVKLLNELKNKVFLHFEVEDNGVGISEKKQHSIFENFTQGSIQINRKFGGTGLGLPIVKNLLNLLNSDIKLESELNKGSKFSFNLEFEALQKLSNPHKEEAKQIDYNKMANKHILIVEDNKINQLITRKILEKHQIKCDVADNGHLAIEKTIKSDFDLILMDIHMPGISGIEATKKIRTFNKDIPIIALTAVTLDDNLDEFFTNGFNDIIPKPYKTDEFFIKINKALSKKYSEI from the coding sequence ATGCCTGTCTTAACTAAACATTTTGTCTTTATTATCGTTCTATTATTCTGCCCCAAAACCCCTTCCTTTTGTAAGGATAATCTGGCTAATAATAAGATAAAAGACTCCTTAGATTTACATCTAAAAAACGCATCTTATTCCATAAACAGAACAAGAGCTGACCAAGCGATCTCCTATATTATATCTGCTAAAAAACTAGCTATCAGAGATCAGGACAGAAAATCATTCGCAAAAATAAATCACGTTCTGGGACAACTATATTATCGGCTGGGTAATTATCAGAAAGCAGAAGAACAAGTACTCACTGCTATAAAAATACAGGAAAAAGAAAAAGACGAACCTGCATTAGCTGTGTCATATAATACCTACGCATCACTTCATATTACCTTACAACAATATGAAGATGCTAAAAAAATGTTAAACAAAGCATCTGAGTTAGAAAATAAACATTCCAATCCATTACTGCGGTCTGCGATATATCTCAATTCAGGGTTGCTCGCCCGAAAAAGAAAAAATACTCCCGAAGCACTCAAGCATTTCAATGAAGGAATCGCAATAAGTACCACAGAGGATTACAATAAAAATCTGCTACTACTAAACAAAGCACTCACTGAGATTGATCTAAACCAATTAGACAATGCCTTTCTTACCAATACGGCAGCATTAGAAATTAGTAAAAAATCAGATTGGAAAGAACTGGCAGCTTACGCTCATAAAACATTTAGTATTTTACACGAGCTACAAGGAGACTCCATAACCTCCCTAGCACATCTAAAATCATATTTACAAATCTCAGATTCCTTAAGCACTCTAAAGAACAATTTTATCACCAATGAGATCAGTACACATCTCAGTCTTAATGATAATAATATAACGATAGAAGAACTTACAGAAGAAAACATACAACAACAACGAACATTAAAACTGGGACGACTAACTACTATTTTGAGCATTGCTCTTATCACTATCTTATCACTTCTAACACTCTCTCTTTATAAAAACAACAACCTTAGAGCAAGAGCGAATGAATTACTGCAAAACAAAAATGCAGAATTACTACTTGCCAAAGAGAATGCAGAACGAGCCAGTGAAGCTAAAGTTCAGTTTTTATCAACCATAACTCATGAATTGCGGACTCCATTATATGCGGTAACCGGATTGACACATTTACTATTAGAAGAGAGTCCAACCCCAAATCAGAAAGAACATCTCAACTCATTAAAGTTCTCAGGAGAATACCTCCTATCGCTGATCAACAACATACTCGACCTAAACAAATTAGAAGCTAATAAAGTAGAAATAGAAAACATCTCGTTTAATCTCAAAAAGAGAATCAACGACGTCCTAATTGCATTAGGGAAATCCGCTAAAGACAGAAAAAACACCTTGCACTATCAGTTTGATGAGCAAATTCCTGCCCGATTAAAAGGAGACCCTCTAAAAGTATCACAAATACTGATCAATCTGATAGGTAACTCTATTAAATTTACACATAATGGAGATATCTGGATCCGCGTAAAGCTACTTAACGAACTAAAAAATAAAGTATTTCTTCATTTCGAAGTGGAAGATAACGGAGTAGGAATCTCTGAGAAAAAACAACATAGCATATTCGAAAACTTTACTCAGGGATCTATCCAGATCAACAGAAAGTTCGGAGGTACAGGACTCGGGCTTCCTATTGTAAAAAACCTGCTCAACCTGCTCAATAGCGATATTAAATTAGAAAGCGAATTAAACAAAGGGTCTAAATTCTCTTTTAACCTGGAGTTTGAAGCCTTGCAAAAACTCTCAAACCCCCATAAAGAAGAAGCCAAACAAATTGACTACAACAAAATGGCTAACAAGCACATTTTAATCGTAGAAGACAATAAAATTAACCAGCTTATTACCCGAAAAATATTAGAAAAACATCAAATAAAATGCGATGTTGCCGATAACGGACATCTTGCTATAGAGAAGACAATCAAATCTGATTTTGATCTTATTCTGATGGATATTCACATGCCGGGGATTAGCGGAATAGAAGCAACAAAAAAGATAAGAACCTTTAATAAAGATATTCCGATCATTGCACTTACAGCTGTAACATTAGACGATAATCTCGATGAATTCTTCACTAATGGGTTTAATGATATCATTCCTAAACCTTACAAAACGGATGAATTCTTTATAAAAATAAACAAAGCGCTCTCTAAAAAATATTCAGAAATATAA
- a CDS encoding ornithine cyclodeaminase family protein yields the protein MRPDKTLLFNRSSFENLLTSQDYIQAVEKAHILHASHHIIKTDLIHADAPEGEYHIKTGGLLDQTPYYGLKCNGGFFSNSKKFNLPNILGIIYLSNASNAYPLAIFESTTISTMRTAAATTIAAKYLKPDAPIHLGVIGYGNQAAAQLLMLIENIKVETITVSGRNPEKATKFADSLKSKVQHPITTTSIEDLCLNSNIIITCTPSTTPFISRKWIQPGTFIGAVGADSPGKSELDPKLMKTAKIVADIKNQVITVGESQHAIQQNIISPDDIYCELGELLINKKKGRTNAKEIFIYDSTGTAIQDIATAAYIYEKLKNNDTIPSINFFG from the coding sequence ATGAGACCAGATAAAACATTATTATTCAACCGATCTTCATTCGAAAATCTACTTACTTCACAAGATTACATACAGGCGGTAGAAAAAGCACATATCCTACATGCATCACATCACATTATTAAAACAGATCTGATTCATGCCGATGCTCCTGAAGGGGAATATCATATAAAAACAGGAGGGCTTTTAGACCAGACACCTTACTACGGTCTGAAATGCAACGGAGGATTCTTTAGTAATTCCAAAAAATTCAACCTTCCTAACATCTTAGGAATTATCTACCTCAGTAACGCTTCTAATGCATACCCGCTGGCCATTTTCGAATCTACGACAATTTCCACAATGAGGACAGCTGCCGCAACCACTATCGCTGCTAAATACCTAAAACCAGATGCCCCGATCCATCTCGGAGTTATCGGATATGGAAATCAGGCAGCAGCTCAACTACTAATGTTAATAGAAAATATTAAGGTCGAAACAATAACGGTCAGTGGCAGGAATCCTGAAAAGGCGACTAAATTTGCTGATTCCTTAAAATCCAAAGTACAGCACCCTATCACAACTACCTCTATAGAAGACCTTTGTCTCAATAGTAATATCATCATCACCTGCACCCCTTCGACAACACCTTTTATATCCAGAAAGTGGATACAACCAGGAACTTTTATTGGAGCAGTAGGAGCTGACAGCCCAGGCAAGAGCGAACTGGATCCTAAACTCATGAAAACTGCAAAAATTGTTGCTGATATCAAAAATCAAGTAATCACAGTAGGCGAATCACAACACGCAATACAACAAAACATCATCTCTCCGGATGACATCTATTGCGAGCTAGGAGAACTTTTAATAAACAAGAAAAAAGGACGCACCAATGCTAAAGAAATTTTCATCTATGACTCTACAGGAACCGCAATACAAGATATCGCCACAGCTGCTTATATCTATGAGAAATTAAAAAACAATGACACAATCCCTTCGATTAATTTTTTTGGATAA
- the proS gene encoding proline--tRNA ligase — protein sequence MGKNLTKRSEDYSKWYNELVVKADLAENSAVRGCMVIKPYGYAIWEKMQAELDRKFKETGHQNAYFPLFVPKSLFEAEEKNAEGFAKECAVVTHYRLKTDPEDASKLIVDPNAKLEEELIVRPTSEAIIWNTYKGWIQSYRDLPILVNQWANVVRWEMRTRLFLRTAEFLWQEGHTAHETREEAIAETTQMNDVYADFVENFMAIPVVRGRKTESERFAGAEDTYCIEALMQDGKALQAGTSHFLGQNFAKAFDVKFTSKEGKQDYVWATSWGVSTRLMGALIMTHSDDNGLVLPPNLAPVQVVIVPIYKGQEQLDEISTVVDGLVKELRAKGISVKFDNRDTHRPGAKFAQYELQGVPVRIAIGPKDLEKGTVEVARRDTLSKSIVAKEEVVATVADLLNEIQENLHQKARTYRDEHITEVDSFEAFKEVLENKGGFVSAHWDGTIETEQKIKEITKATIRCIPFDAKEEEGICVYSGKKSNVRVLFAKAY from the coding sequence ATGGGTAAAAATCTAACAAAACGAAGTGAAGATTATTCAAAATGGTATAATGAACTGGTTGTCAAAGCTGATCTGGCGGAGAATTCAGCTGTACGCGGATGTATGGTTATAAAACCCTACGGGTACGCTATCTGGGAGAAAATGCAAGCAGAGTTAGATAGAAAATTTAAAGAAACCGGGCATCAAAATGCCTATTTTCCTCTTTTTGTACCTAAAAGTCTATTCGAAGCTGAAGAAAAAAATGCGGAAGGTTTTGCCAAAGAATGTGCAGTGGTTACACATTATAGGTTAAAGACAGATCCAGAGGATGCTTCCAAGCTAATTGTAGATCCTAATGCAAAATTGGAAGAGGAATTAATTGTACGTCCTACTTCAGAAGCAATTATATGGAATACCTATAAGGGGTGGATTCAATCTTATAGGGATCTGCCTATATTAGTTAACCAGTGGGCAAATGTTGTTCGATGGGAAATGCGAACAAGATTGTTTTTGAGAACAGCGGAATTTTTATGGCAGGAAGGACATACGGCTCATGAAACACGGGAGGAAGCGATAGCAGAAACAACACAAATGAATGATGTGTATGCAGATTTTGTAGAAAACTTTATGGCGATCCCTGTTGTTAGAGGAAGAAAAACAGAGAGTGAACGATTTGCAGGGGCAGAAGATACATATTGTATCGAAGCACTTATGCAGGATGGAAAAGCTTTGCAAGCCGGAACTTCTCATTTTCTGGGGCAGAATTTTGCCAAAGCTTTTGATGTAAAATTTACTTCCAAAGAAGGGAAGCAAGATTATGTTTGGGCAACTTCATGGGGAGTGTCGACTCGCTTGATGGGAGCATTGATTATGACACATAGTGATGATAATGGGTTGGTGTTACCACCAAATCTGGCTCCTGTGCAGGTAGTTATCGTACCTATATATAAAGGACAGGAACAATTAGATGAGATATCAACGGTAGTAGATGGTTTAGTGAAAGAACTGAGAGCTAAAGGAATTTCTGTGAAGTTTGATAATCGGGATACGCACAGACCGGGAGCGAAGTTTGCTCAATACGAATTGCAGGGAGTACCTGTACGAATTGCTATCGGACCAAAAGACCTGGAAAAAGGAACAGTAGAGGTAGCCAGAAGAGATACCTTGAGTAAATCTATTGTTGCCAAAGAAGAGGTGGTAGCAACAGTTGCAGATCTGCTGAACGAAATACAGGAGAATTTACATCAAAAAGCTCGTACGTATCGCGATGAACATATAACAGAAGTGGACTCCTTCGAAGCGTTTAAAGAAGTGTTAGAAAACAAAGGAGGATTTGTGTCTGCTCATTGGGATGGGACAATAGAAACCGAGCAAAAAATCAAAGAAATCACAAAGGCAACTATTCGTTGTATTCCTTTTGATGCAAAGGAAGAGGAAGGGATTTGTGTGTATAGTGGAAAAAAATCAAATGTTAGAGTGCTGTTTGCCAAGGCGTACTGA
- the lpxK gene encoding tetraacyldisaccharide 4'-kinase — MNVLRKLLLPIVPFYYVITWVRNKLYDIGVFTTVSYDFPVIAVGNLSVGGTGKSPMVEYLVGLLKDSFQVATLSRGYKRKTSGFQLVTVNATAEEVGDEPLQFKTKFEEVLVAVDADRRNGISSLRKMDPRPELILLDDAYQHRKVNAGFYILLTAYYDLYLDDIVLPTGNLREPISGVNRANMIVVTKCPKVLTIDEQQIIERRMRLRPDQQLFFATIAYQHSIVSGEKSVLLEELKDTSFTLVTGIANPAPLVAHYERMGLKFVHKKFPDHHNFTDKEIAALKQETLLVTTEKDYMRLKGSFEKGQLWYQPIQMELLGNKEHFEKEIINYAKKK, encoded by the coding sequence ATGAATGTATTAAGAAAGTTACTATTGCCGATTGTTCCGTTTTATTATGTTATTACCTGGGTGCGTAATAAATTATATGATATAGGGGTTTTTACTACTGTTTCCTATGATTTTCCGGTTATAGCTGTAGGGAATCTCAGTGTAGGAGGTACAGGAAAATCACCAATGGTTGAATATCTTGTGGGCTTGCTTAAAGATTCATTTCAGGTAGCTACCTTGAGTAGAGGGTATAAGCGAAAGACTTCGGGTTTTCAGTTGGTGACTGTAAATGCGACAGCGGAGGAAGTAGGGGATGAGCCATTGCAGTTCAAAACAAAGTTCGAAGAAGTATTGGTTGCTGTTGATGCGGATAGAAGAAATGGTATTTCCAGTTTGAGGAAGATGGATCCAAGACCGGAATTAATTTTGCTGGACGATGCGTATCAGCATAGAAAGGTGAACGCAGGGTTTTATATTTTATTGACTGCGTATTATGATTTATATCTGGATGATATTGTATTGCCTACAGGAAACTTACGAGAGCCGATTTCGGGAGTAAACAGAGCAAATATGATTGTTGTGACCAAGTGCCCGAAAGTGCTGACAATTGACGAACAACAAATAATCGAAAGGCGAATGAGGCTACGACCAGATCAGCAACTTTTCTTTGCGACTATTGCATATCAACATTCGATAGTCTCCGGAGAGAAGTCTGTTTTGCTGGAGGAGTTGAAAGATACATCGTTTACACTAGTTACCGGAATAGCGAATCCTGCACCTCTGGTAGCGCACTATGAGCGTATGGGATTAAAGTTTGTACATAAAAAATTCCCGGATCACCATAATTTTACAGATAAAGAAATAGCTGCCTTAAAACAAGAAACTCTCCTTGTTACTACAGAAAAAGATTATATGCGATTAAAAGGGAGTTTTGAAAAGGGGCAGTTGTGGTATCAGCCAATTCAGATGGAGCTATTGGGAAATAAGGAACATTTTGAAAAAGAGATTATAAACTATGCGAAAAAAAAATGA
- a CDS encoding zinc ribbon domain-containing protein: MAKKEITVEQKLRALYDLQLIDSRVDEIRNVRGELPLEVEDLEDEVAGLNKRLDKLNTDLDTIDENIKNKKNLIEEAKALIKKYGEQQKNVRNNREYNALSKEIEFQELEIQLSEKHIKEFKAQIVQKNEIIKQTKEKVTDREAHLAHKKGELDAILAETEKEEQALIAKSSDYQRDIEERLITAYHRIRKNVKNGLAVVPIERGASGGSFFTIPPQVQMEIATRKKIITDEHSGRILVDPELAREEKEKMQAIFAKL, encoded by the coding sequence ATGGCAAAGAAAGAAATTACTGTTGAGCAAAAATTAAGAGCACTATATGACCTGCAATTAATTGACTCCAGAGTGGATGAGATTCGTAACGTACGTGGTGAACTACCATTGGAAGTTGAAGATCTTGAGGATGAAGTAGCCGGATTAAATAAGAGACTAGACAAGCTAAACACGGATCTTGACACTATTGATGAAAATATCAAGAACAAGAAAAATCTGATTGAAGAAGCAAAAGCTTTGATAAAAAAATACGGAGAGCAGCAAAAAAATGTTCGAAATAACCGTGAGTATAATGCCCTAAGTAAGGAAATCGAATTTCAGGAATTAGAAATTCAATTATCAGAAAAGCACATTAAAGAATTTAAAGCGCAAATCGTTCAGAAAAACGAAATCATCAAGCAAACAAAAGAAAAAGTTACTGATAGAGAAGCGCACTTAGCTCATAAAAAAGGAGAACTAGATGCGATTCTTGCCGAGACGGAAAAAGAAGAACAAGCACTGATCGCTAAGTCTTCTGACTATCAAAGAGACATAGAAGAAAGACTTATTACCGCATATCACAGAATCCGTAAAAATGTTAAGAACGGATTAGCAGTAGTACCCATCGAAAGAGGGGCTTCTGGTGGATCTTTTTTCACGATCCCTCCTCAGGTGCAAATGGAAATTGCTACAAGAAAAAAAATCATCACTGATGAACACAGTGGTAGAATCTTAGTAGATCCGGAACTCGCGAGAGAAGAAAAAGAAAAAATGCAGGCTATATTTGCTAAATTATAA
- a CDS encoding MarR family winged helix-turn-helix transcriptional regulator, whose protein sequence is MNKKIRGESVDLLDRLVSDWKRECPELDVNPMEIVGRILHLGKILEKRAGDSLKDSGIFYTDLDVLATLRRSGEPYELSPTELRKSVLITSGAMTALLDRLEKKELIYRRPSEKDGRVFIAGLTKEGVVAIEEVIAHRFEEAKSSIAVFDESEQEMLAGLLKKMMLFLEPS, encoded by the coding sequence ATGAATAAAAAAATAAGGGGGGAGTCTGTCGATTTGTTGGATCGATTGGTGAGTGACTGGAAAAGAGAATGTCCTGAATTGGATGTGAATCCTATGGAGATTGTTGGAAGAATTCTTCATTTGGGGAAAATCTTAGAAAAAAGAGCGGGAGATTCACTGAAGGATAGTGGTATTTTTTATACAGATTTAGATGTATTAGCGACTTTGAGAAGGTCTGGAGAGCCGTATGAGTTATCTCCGACTGAGCTAAGAAAATCGGTATTGATTACATCAGGAGCGATGACTGCTTTGTTAGATCGATTAGAAAAAAAAGAATTGATATATCGAAGACCTAGTGAAAAAGATGGTCGGGTTTTTATTGCTGGATTGACTAAGGAAGGGGTTGTTGCGATCGAAGAAGTGATTGCGCATCGGTTTGAGGAGGCAAAATCTTCCATTGCAGTATTTGATGAGTCAGAACAAGAGATGTTGGCTGGGTTGTTGAAAAAGATGATGTTGTTTTTGGAGCCTTCATGA
- a CDS encoding glycosyltransferase, whose protein sequence is MKKALIIGFVWPEPNSSAAGSHMIQLINNLQQEYTITFASAASESEYMFDLDHIGVTKQQIAINDTSFDDFIKNLQPDIVVFDRFMTEEQFGWRVAMHTPDAIRILNTEDLHSLRKTREEAFKKNIPHTPQLLLSSEYTKRELASIHRSDCSLIISEHEIDLLKNTFLIPENQLCYYPLTYPEINRETKNSWASYDHRKHFITIGNFRHAPNWNSIRYLKEKIWPAIRAKLPDAALHIYGSYPPEKALQLHHASSGFLIKGWAKNAADVMGKARVCLAPLQFGAGIKGKLIDAMRYGTPSITTVIGAEGMQGEADWNGFITDTPEKLAQAAIYLYTHKNIWEQSQQNGIEIINTRFQESAFRHTIINQINQIAADIKTHRNQNFTGAMLLHHTMKSNEYMSRWIEEKNKPKS, encoded by the coding sequence ATGAAAAAAGCACTAATCATTGGATTTGTATGGCCCGAGCCTAATTCTTCTGCAGCAGGAAGCCATATGATACAACTCATAAACAACCTACAACAGGAGTACACCATTACCTTTGCCAGTGCTGCTTCAGAAAGTGAGTATATGTTTGATCTTGATCACATAGGGGTAACCAAACAACAAATTGCTATTAACGACACCTCATTCGATGATTTTATCAAGAATCTTCAACCAGACATCGTTGTCTTCGATCGTTTTATGACAGAAGAACAATTTGGTTGGCGCGTAGCAATGCATACTCCTGATGCTATTCGAATCCTAAATACAGAAGACCTGCATTCTCTCAGAAAAACAAGGGAAGAAGCCTTTAAAAAAAATATCCCACACACACCACAATTACTCCTGTCCAGTGAATACACCAAACGAGAACTCGCCAGTATCCACAGAAGCGACTGTTCTCTTATTATTTCAGAACATGAAATAGATCTACTAAAAAATACATTTCTAATTCCTGAAAATCAATTATGCTACTACCCTTTAACATATCCTGAGATTAACCGGGAGACAAAAAACAGCTGGGCATCGTATGATCACAGAAAGCACTTTATAACGATTGGCAATTTCAGGCATGCCCCAAACTGGAACAGCATTCGCTACCTCAAAGAAAAAATATGGCCCGCTATCCGTGCAAAATTACCAGATGCAGCGCTTCATATTTACGGCTCCTACCCTCCTGAAAAAGCCTTACAATTACATCATGCCTCTTCTGGTTTCCTAATTAAAGGATGGGCAAAAAATGCTGCAGATGTCATGGGAAAAGCAAGAGTATGCCTGGCCCCTTTACAATTTGGTGCCGGTATCAAAGGAAAACTTATCGATGCAATGCGATACGGAACTCCCAGTATCACCACCGTTATCGGAGCCGAAGGAATGCAGGGAGAAGCAGATTGGAATGGATTTATAACTGATACCCCTGAAAAATTAGCCCAGGCAGCTATCTATCTTTACACCCATAAAAATATCTGGGAGCAATCCCAGCAGAATGGTATCGAAATCATCAATACCCGATTTCAGGAAAGTGCATTTAGACATACCATTATCAATCAAATCAACCAAATCGCAGCCGACATAAAAACACATAGAAACCAAAACTTCACTGGTGCCATGCTACTACACCACACCATGAAAAGCAACGAATATATGAGCAGATGGATCGAAGAAAAAAACAAGCCAAAGTCATGA
- a CDS encoding Nif3-like dinuclear metal center hexameric protein has protein sequence MQIKEVIQHLEELAPISYAEDFDNVGLLVGNKNTTVTGILVTLDTLEHIVDEAIENNCNLIISFHPIVFKGIKKFNGITYVERVVMKAIKHDIAIFAIHTALDNSFHGVNDMICEQLNLLNRKILIPQHNTIKKLTTFAPVAEAQHIRNKLFEAGAGSIGNYDHCSFSTEGKGTFRPSDKASPTIGKKGETHTETETQIQVTFPKHTQSRVLKALFTHHSYEEVAYEVTTLENTNQHIGMGMIGELEEEMEEKEFLQLIKKTFKTGCIKHSALLGKPIKKVAVLGGSGSFAIKNAIQNNADIFITSDLKYHQFYEAENRLIIADIGHYESEQYTKNLIVSYLRKKISNFAIILSDKNTNPIQYL, from the coding sequence ATGCAAATAAAAGAGGTTATACAACACCTTGAAGAACTAGCACCTATTTCGTACGCAGAAGATTTTGACAATGTTGGGCTGCTGGTAGGAAATAAAAACACAACTGTAACAGGCATACTGGTCACTCTGGATACTTTAGAGCATATTGTAGATGAGGCTATCGAAAACAATTGCAATCTCATTATCAGCTTTCACCCAATTGTCTTCAAAGGAATCAAAAAATTTAACGGCATCACCTACGTAGAGCGGGTAGTTATGAAAGCTATTAAACATGACATTGCCATTTTTGCCATTCATACAGCTTTGGACAATTCTTTTCACGGAGTAAACGATATGATCTGTGAGCAATTAAACTTACTCAATAGAAAAATTCTTATTCCTCAGCATAACACTATAAAGAAACTGACTACTTTTGCTCCGGTAGCAGAAGCTCAGCATATACGCAACAAACTTTTTGAAGCAGGTGCCGGTAGCATCGGGAATTATGACCATTGCAGTTTTTCTACAGAAGGAAAAGGCACCTTCAGACCTTCTGACAAAGCATCTCCTACCATTGGCAAAAAAGGAGAAACCCACACAGAAACCGAAACACAAATTCAGGTAACCTTTCCCAAACATACTCAAAGTCGTGTTCTAAAAGCGCTATTCACACATCATTCTTATGAAGAGGTAGCCTATGAGGTTACCACACTGGAAAATACAAATCAACATATAGGAATGGGAATGATAGGAGAACTGGAAGAAGAAATGGAAGAAAAAGAATTCCTTCAACTGATAAAAAAAACGTTTAAAACAGGCTGTATCAAACACTCTGCTTTATTAGGAAAACCCATCAAAAAAGTTGCCGTTCTGGGAGGAAGTGGCAGCTTTGCTATAAAAAATGCAATACAAAACAATGCTGATATTTTTATCACCTCAGATCTGAAATATCATCAATTTTATGAAGCCGAAAATCGATTAATTATTGCTGATATTGGCCATTATGAAAGCGAACAATACACAAAAAACCTAATTGTTAGCTATCTTAGAAAAAAAATCAGTAATTTTGCAATCATTTTATCGGATAAAAATACCAATCCTATTCAATATTTATAA